The genomic interval TCTGGAAAAGTGCACTGGCACATCCTCACCTAAATTTTCTTTAATCCAGACACACATCTTTCTTATTTCATCAGGGTCATCATTAACAGTTGGTATAACAAGATTGACAATCTCAAGCCAGACCCCTTCTTCTTTAATAATTTTCAAAGACCTTAAGACAGGTGCCAGTTCTGCTGAATATGTCTGGCGATAGACCTCTTCCGAGAAACCTTTCAGGTCAACGGTCATTGCATCGGTATATTTCAGAAGTTCTCTCAGGGGTTCAGGCTCTATGGAAGCATTGGTGTGCCAGAGGATATTTAAACCTTTTGCTTTGGCAAGTTTTGCCACATCATAGACATATTCGTAAAAGACAATCGGGTCATTATATGTAAAGGATATGGTAGGAATTTTTTTTCTTAGAGCCATCTCAACTACTTTCTCAGGCGGCAAATCATATGTGCGAAGGTCACTGGGGCTTGACTGGGAAAGATGCCAGTTATGACATTGCTTGCATCGGAAATTACATCCCACTGTACCTAAACAAAGTATATCTGTTCCCGGGAGGTTGTGAAGCGACGGCTCTTTCTCAATAGGGTCTATATGAACCGCTGACGGGCGGGAGTGAACTAAACTGTATAATTTTCCGCCGCGATTTTCTCTAACTCTGCAGAAACCGCGACCTCCTGAGGCAATTGTGCATCTTCTGAAACATATTCCGCATTGAACCCAGTTTTCAGGCAATTTCTGGTAGAACATCGCCTCCCTTAGAGATGCCTCTTCTGTTTTCAGCGTGGTTCCGGCTACACTTACCTCAAGATTGCCTAATGGAGCCTGTGTCACTTTGTATAATATCCCTGTCAC from bacterium Unc6 carries:
- a CDS encoding AmmeMemoRadiSam system radical SAM enzyme, yielding MIITVTGILYKVTQAPLGNLEVSVAGTTLKTEEASLREAMFYQKLPENWVQCGICFRRCTIASGGRGFCRVRENRGGKLYSLVHSRPSAVHIDPIEKEPSLHNLPGTDILCLGTVGCNFRCKQCHNWHLSQSSPSDLRTYDLPPEKVVEMALRKKIPTISFTYNDPIVFYEYVYDVAKLAKAKGLNILWHTNASIEPEPLRELLKYTDAMTVDLKGFSEEVYRQTYSAELAPVLRSLKIIKEEGVWLEIVNLVIPTVNDDPDEIRKMCVWIKENLGEDVPVHFSRFVPAYKLTHLPHTPVKTLEMAWKIAKDVGLHYVTIGNVPGHKHNSTFCPKCEKKLIHRLHFTVLSNNIKEGRCKFCGHKIPGIWR